CGAGGTGCTGAAATCTTTCACGACGCTGGGAAATATTGTGTTTAACGAAAACATCCCCGGAGAACGCCAGTTTCGCGATCTCGATCATATTGCGGGTAAATGGGCTGAGCGGCGCGGTGTGTCTTTAGAAGAAGCACGGGTGTTGATTCGGCAGCAGATTGAGACGAACCGCGGTATCAACAATCGTCCCCAGATTCGGGACGCATTTTCCGGTGATATATCGCTCGGGAGCCACGATGATACGACCATCGATCACGTTATAGAAGCGCACGCCATGGGCTGTTCGATCGCCGAAATGCCGACGACTCTCGAGGCCGCTCAGAAGGCGAGAGATCTCGGGCTGATCGTTACTATGGGCGCCCCAAATTACTACCGCGGTGGGTCTCGCTGCGGCAACTTTGGCGCGCCAGAGGCATTGGAACGTGGTCTCGTCGACGTGCTATGCAGTGACTACCATTTTCCTTCGTTACTTGGGAGTGTATGTAAGATGTTTGCCGCAGGTATCGAACCATCGCGAGCTGTGAGTCTGGTGACTTATAACGCGGCTAAATCGCTCAATCGCGACGAAAAATTGGGCTCGATCGAGGTGGGAAAATTGGCCGACCTGACACTCTTCGCAGCTCATCCGAATTACGCCGAAGTCACCCATACTTGGGTCGGTGGCGAGTTGGTATATCAGTCATCGGAACAGGTTGGAGCCGAGCGTCATTCTGATGCACGTGCTCTGGTGAACGCGGTATAGAACCCGTTTTGTCGCCATGCCCCGACAGAGCGCGGCAACTACAAAAGAGGCAGTTGGGGAAATGTGCGGTTTGAATTGAACCTTACATCGCTTATTAACTCGCTAATATAATACATGACTTTCACCCATGCATCATTCATCCTTTCAGGCATGGAAAAACGAGATGCT
The genomic region above belongs to Opitutales bacterium and contains:
- a CDS encoding alpha-D-ribose 1-methylphosphonate 5-triphosphate diphosphatase → MSQTTLITNARIVTRREDFEGSLVVEDGLIVEILKDRYLPEALDARGRWLIPGVIDTHTDYIEKEIAPRPSAEIPLELAFHMMDQRALATGLTTVLGAVRVSADKEKGGSLWRRDGLELGRQYERLSKTAKARHLMHVRWDTNFQPVDPKIEVLKSFTTLGNIVFNENIPGERQFRDLDHIAGKWAERRGVSLEEARVLIRQQIETNRGINNRPQIRDAFSGDISLGSHDDTTIDHVIEAHAMGCSIAEMPTTLEAAQKARDLGLIVTMGAPNYYRGGSRCGNFGAPEALERGLVDVLCSDYHFPSLLGSVCKMFAAGIEPSRAVSLVTYNAAKSLNRDEKLGSIEVGKLADLTLFAAHPNYAEVTHTWVGGELVYQSSEQVGAERHSDARALVNAV